A part of Ptychodera flava strain L36383 chromosome 11, AS_Pfla_20210202, whole genome shotgun sequence genomic DNA contains:
- the LOC139143529 gene encoding sodium/potassium/calcium exchanger 1-like, whose product MTKHILLTLLCGLPYPLRVSLVQKVHRSPMSISQSIPLGSEVEGGGRVSCVALSFCHNEKFIAYVIAVEEEKKDTGSASSGAENGQQVSNGNSANSGDEDQNVEDRDSTEKQEKGGVDGQQDDDVSYDEDYEKASFEEEGESDEGQDEKEEDIEKSDDSEDVDENGGGESQEEQDNTDADDERQEDETMDEGDGDNDDGVEGDGDDNDDDDKGDEEEEEEEKVESESEGISEVKGYRVQRLIEIGCPLKSS is encoded by the exons ATGACAAAACACATTCTGCTCACCCTCTTGTGTGGGCTTCCATACCCTCTGAGAGTATCACTTGTGCAGAAAGTTCATCGGAGTCCAATGAGTATAAGTCAGAGTATACCACTAGGCAGTGAGGTAGAGGGGGGGGGCAGGGTTTCGTGTGTAGCATTAAGTTTTTGCCATAATGAAAAATTCATCGCATATGTCATCGcagtagaagaagaaaaaaaagacacaGGCAGTGCATCTAGTGGTGCAGAAAATGGACAACAGGTTTCAAACGGAAATAGCGCGAACAGTGGTGATGAAGACCAAAATGTGGAGGACAGGGATTCGACAGAAAAGCAAGAGAAGGGTGGTGTTGATGGGCAGCAGGATGACGATGTGTCCTACGATGAGGATTATGAGAAAGCTAGTTTTGAAGAAG AGGGTGAATCAGATGAGGGGCAGGATGAGAAAGAAGAAGATATCGAAAAAAGTGATGATAGCGAGGACGTAGATGAAAACGGGGGAGGGGAGAGTCAAGAGGAACAAGATAATACTGATGCTGATGATGAAAGGCAGGAAGATGAGACCATGGATGAGGGGgatggtgataatgatgatggtgttgaaggtgatggtgatgataatgatgatgatgataaaggggatgaggaggaggaggaggaggagaaaGTTGAAAGCGAGTCTGAAGGTATATCTGAGGTGAAAGGTTACAGAGTTCAAAGGTTGATTGAAATTGGCTGTCCTCTCAAATCTTCATAG